The Papaver somniferum cultivar HN1 unplaced genomic scaffold, ASM357369v1 unplaced-scaffold_107, whole genome shotgun sequence genome includes a region encoding these proteins:
- the LOC113327942 gene encoding equilibrative nucleotide transporter 3-like: protein MTLSFDYHSGRVLPIVYSPVILTTTVILAYYEATLNTRKRIISTFLLLLISNATIIIVDLATSGGGGLWRFISLCLIVGIIAVAQGSLEGGIFGDLCLMCPEFMRNIFHGMSASGILTSSLHLVTKAATENSRSGLRQEAMVYLSVTTSFMLLCAVLYAFVFAKLPIVKYYRSKAASEGSKTVEDDLVAAGLEIQLTRRADEEGHKQLDERLTIKQLLTENLDRAMIIILTFALTLSIFPGFLSEDTVNHHLGSWYAVVLTTVLNCLELFGRFLPVTERTLSRKVLVVAAICRYSLVPCFYFTAKYGGGQGWMIFLTSFLGLSHGYLTLCVFIGATQGYKGPEKNALGNLLAVFVVIGVALGAAFNWMWLIGRGW from the exons ATGACGCTCTCCTTT GATTACCATTCCGGTAGAGTGCTCCCGATTGTGTATTCTCCTGTTATACTAACAACTACTGTCATATTAGCATATTATGAGGCAACACTAAACACAAGAAAACGAATTATTTCCACCTTTCTACTTCTACTTATCAGTAatgcaacaattataatt GTGGACCTTGCTACATCTGGAGGTGGGGGGCTTTGGAGGTTCATCAGTTTATGCTTGATTGTTGGAATTATTGCTGTGGCACAGGGGTCTCTTGAAGGTGGGATTTTTGGGGATCTATGCTTAATGTGCCCCGAGTTTATGCgg AATATTTTTCATGGGATGTCTGCATCGGGGATTCTAACGTCATCTTTGCACCTAGTAACAAAAGCAGCCACTGAAAATTCCAGGAGTGGTCTTCGCCAGGAGGCAA TGGTGTATCTGTCAGTTACCACTTCTTTTATGCTGTTATGTGCTGTTCTCTATGCGTTTGTCTTTGCAAAACTACCAATTGTTAAGTATTACCGATCAAAGGCAGCTTCAGAAGGGTCAAAAACAGTTGAAGATGATTTGGTTGCAGCTGGCCTGGAAATCCAGCTAACCAGAAGA GCTGATGAGGAAGGCCATAAACAATTGGATGAGCGCCTGACCATTAAACAGTTGTTAACTGAAAACCTTGACCGTGCAATGATTATAATTCTAACATTTGCATTGACGTTGTCGATTTTCCCTGGGTTCTTATCTGAAGATACGGTGAACCATCACTTGGGTTCCTG GTATGCGGTTGTTTTGACTACAGTATTAAATTGTCTAGAGCTTTTTGGAAGATTCCTTCCAGTCACAGAACGCACATTATCAAGAAAAGTTCTCGTGGTTGCAGCCATTTGCCGTTACTCACTTGTCCCATGTTTCTATTTTACGGCTAAATATGGAGGCGGCCAAGGCTGGATGATCTTTTTGACATCGTTCTTAGGATTAAGCCACGGATATCTCACACTTTGCGTCTTTATAGGGGCAACCCAAGGCTACAAG GGTCCGGAGAAAAATGCATTGGGGAATTTGCTAGCAGTTTTTGTGGTTATAGGCGTTGCTCTTGGTGCCGCATTTAATTGGATGTGGCTCATTGGTAGAGGCTGGTGA